AGCCGAAAGTCGCGGCCTTGGAATCGATAGGTGAGTTTGGTGTGTTCGAGCCCAAGGCAGTGGAGAATGGTAGCTTGTAAATCGTGAACGTGGACCTTGCCCTCGACCACGTTGTAGCCAAAATCATCGGTGGCACCATGGGTATAACCTCCTTTGATTCCGCCGCCAGCCATCCAGAGACTGAATGCTTTTGGGTGATGGTCGCGACCAAGGTATTTTGAACCGTCGCGCTCTTCGTTCATGGGCGTGCGACCGAACTCACCGCCCCAAATGACGAGCGTATCTTCAAGTAATCCTCGTTGTTTTAGGTCTTTGATGAGAGCGGCCATTGGCCGATCAGTTTCACGACATTGCTTGGGAAGTCCCTCTGGATTGACGATATCTGTATTGGGAGCCGTGCCATGGTGATCCCAGCCGCGATGGTAGAGTTGTACAAATCGCGAGCCACGTTCGATCAGGCGGCGCGCCAGCAGACAATTGTTGGCGAACGCAACTTTTCCTGGCTCGGTGCCATACATTTCGTGGATGTATTGAGGTTCCTTGGAAATGTCCATCAACTCCGGTGCGCTGGTCTGCATCTTGTACGCCATCTCAAAGGAGTTGATACGTGTGGCAATTTCGGGATCGCCGGTGGCATTCAGCTCCATTTCATTCAGGTCATGCAGAGCGTCGAGTGCGCGGCGTCGGTCCTGCACGCTCATGCCTGCAGGATTGGAAAGGAAAAGCACTGGATCGCCTTGGGACCGAAATTGTACGCCTTGATAAACCGTGGGCAGGAAACCGCTACTCCAACACGCTGTGCCGCCGCTGGGTTGGCCACCGCCGGAAAGCATCACGACGAAACCGGGAAGATCCTGCGATTCACTGCCAAGACCGTAGTTTAACCACGAGCCCATGCTCGGACGACCAATCTGCGTGGAGCCGGAATTCAGAAAAATTTGGGCGGGCGCATGATTAAAAGCGTCAGTGACCATTGACCGGACCAAAGTGATATCGTCAGCGACGGTTGCCAGATGTGGCAGCAGCTCGGAAAGCTCCATGCCGCATTTGCCATGCCTCGCAAATTTATGTGGCGTGGCAAGAATTTTGGGAACTCCCTTGATGAAGGCAAACCTTTCGCCCTTGATCATCTCCTCGGGACAAGGCTTCATGTTCAAGGGCTCCAACTTTGGTTTGTAATCGAAGAGGTCGAGTTGAGAGGGCGCTCCCTCCATGAACAAATAAATCACCCGCTTCGCTTTAGGAGTGAAATGAGGTGCTTTGGGTGACAGTGGGTTGATCAGGCTGTGGGCCGACTTCGTGGCTGCAAAAAGTTTGTCGTCGAGCATCGAAGCAAGAGCTACGCTGCCAATGCCCCAGGCGCACTTGCTAAAGAAATGACGGCGCGTGAGGCCGTGAAGCTTTTGTTGTGAGAGCGGGGTTGATTGGCAATTCATATTATCCCTTGGTAATGGTCTCGTCCAGGTTGAGAAGGACGTTCGCGACGACAGTCCATGCCGCCAGTTCGTCAACCCCCAGTCCCTCAGGAGCCTTGCCCAGTTCACTGGTCGCCATCTTTTCAGCAGCGGCGTGATCGTTCTTAAACCGGGTGAGTTCCTGTTCGTAG
The sequence above is a segment of the Pedosphaera parvula Ellin514 genome. Coding sequences within it:
- a CDS encoding DUF1501 domain-containing protein, giving the protein MNCQSTPLSQQKLHGLTRRHFFSKCAWGIGSVALASMLDDKLFAATKSAHSLINPLSPKAPHFTPKAKRVIYLFMEGAPSQLDLFDYKPKLEPLNMKPCPEEMIKGERFAFIKGVPKILATPHKFARHGKCGMELSELLPHLATVADDITLVRSMVTDAFNHAPAQIFLNSGSTQIGRPSMGSWLNYGLGSESQDLPGFVVMLSGGGQPSGGTACWSSGFLPTVYQGVQFRSQGDPVLFLSNPAGMSVQDRRRALDALHDLNEMELNATGDPEIATRINSFEMAYKMQTSAPELMDISKEPQYIHEMYGTEPGKVAFANNCLLARRLIERGSRFVQLYHRGWDHHGTAPNTDIVNPEGLPKQCRETDRPMAALIKDLKQRGLLEDTLVIWGGEFGRTPMNEERDGSKYLGRDHHPKAFSLWMAGGGIKGGYTHGATDDFGYNVVEGKVHVHDLQATILHCLGLEHTKLTYRFQGRDFRLTDVHGEVVKALLA